The Phycisphaerae bacterium DNA window GAAACTCTGGTGGGTACACCTCGAGGCACTCGTCGCCTTGACCATGGCTTACGCATTCACCGGCCGCAAGGACTGCCGCAAGTGGTTCGACCGGGTCCACAAGTACACCTGGAAGCGATTCCCCGATCCCAAGCACGGCGAATGGTTCGGTTACCTGACCCGCCGGGGCAAGCGGCTGCTCGAACTCAAAGGCGGAAAATGGAAAGGCTGCTTCCACGTCCCCCGGGCCCTGTACCTCTGCTACCGCGAGTTCGAGCGAATGGAAGCGGAGCCGCCAATCAAGGAATGACATTGAGTCGGGAGACATCGACCATGGAGGCAACAGATCGATTGGGGCGGAGAGACTTCTTGAAGGGCGCGACCGCTGCCGGGGCCTTCCTGGCGGTCGGCTGTTCGGAAACCGGCCCGCTTGGCGGAAGACCAATGCCCGCGAATCCCCCCAAAAAGGCCTGGCAGATCGGCTGCTACACCCGGCCTTGGGACCAGCATGACTACAGGGTCGCACTCGACGCCATCGCCGAGGCCGGCTTCAAGTACGTTGGGCTGATGACAACCAAGGCCCAGCCACCACTGGTGATCTCCGCGGCAAACAGGGTGGAGGAGGCCGAAGCCATCGGCCGGGAAGTCGCTAAACGGGGCTTGATCGCGCCGTCCGTCTACGGCGGGGATATTCCTGTCCACGAATCCCTGGAGGCCGGCATCAACGCCCTCCGGCGGCTCATCGACAACTGCGCCGCCGCCCGAGTGGGTAACCTGATGATGGGCGGCATCGGTGACCAGAGGCTCTACACAGCCTACTACAAGGCCATCGCCGAATGCTGCGACTACGCGGCCGATAAGAAGGTCGGCATCAGCGTCAAGCCGCACGGCGGGCTGAATGCCACCGGGCCGCAATGCCGAAAAGCCATCGAAAGCGTCGGCCACCGCAACTTCCGCCTGTGGTACGATCCGGGGAACATCCTCTACTACTCGGACGGGCGGCTCGATCCGATCGATGATGCCGCGACGGTCGACGGCCTCGTCGTCGGCATGTCCGTCAAGGACTACCGGCACCCCAAGAACGTCGATGTGACGCCGGGCAGCGGCCAGGTGAACTTCCTCGCGGTGATGGACCGGCTCAAGAAGGGCGGCTTCACCCACGGGCCGCTCATTGTCGAGACCTTGACTCGGGGCGACCTGCCCAGACTGCTCGAGGAGGCCAGGAAAGCCCGGGCCTTCCTCGAAACGCTCTGAGTCGGGGGGGATCTGCCTTCCGGAGGCTTCTGGAGGGGACTGGGCTCCCTGGGCATGGGAACATGATCCAGGGACACCTTCAGCCCCTCGGCCACGATGGCGTGCGCCCGCTCGCCCTCGAGATCAACCGCAACCACCCGACCGTCCAGGGTGACAAGCAGACTCGCCGGTATCGCCCGAACAGCCAACCTGCGGCTGGGACGGAGGTCGCCGCTGTCCGAAACGATCGGCCAGGGCAGTTGCCATCGAGCGGCCAGGTTCAGGATGTCATCCTCCGAGTTTGCCCGGCAGAGCGTGAGCACCTCCAGCCCTCGGTCGTGAAATCGCCGGAACAGCATGAGAGACGACTTGGCCAACGCGTCGATTTGCGGGCTTCTCATGTCCCACGCGAGGAGCAGCAGGAATCTGCCGTCCGGCGGCCGGGTGGTCACCACCATACCTTCAACGCTGGTGAACTCCAGTTTGGGGATGACATCGCCCGGCCGGTGGCGGCGAGGCGGAGCATCCTGGCCGTGCATGACCAGGGGATGGACGGACATCAGTCCGGCAACGTAAATGCACAGTCGCATCGCGCGAGGGGTCATCGAGCACCTCCAGGCCGAGATCATGCTAAGGGGGCAGCGCGCCCAGCTCAAGTCGGCCGGCATGACGGTCCCCCTGCATCCCTGACCGACACCGTCATCCGACAGGACCACGTCACCCTCGCCGACCACACGGCAAGCCGAAGGCGCGTCATCACGCGGCTTTCGCGAAAACCGTGCGACCAGTCTCTGGGCACGCGTCTGTCGCACGGCCGTGGTGCTCACCGGAGGCCGGTGATCGCCCATACGTAGTACTCGTCGCGGTGGTTCCGCAGCGACAGACCATCGTGACGTGAAACCAGCTGCGCAAACGCCACCCGCTGCTGACCGTCGGTGTTGGTGTTGACGAGCAGGCCCTGGGGGCTGAATCCGACGGCCAGGACAAAATGATCGACGAGCCAGGTGGGGTTCTCATCCGGGTAGATCTTGACCCCACAGATCAAGGGGTAGCCGCGGCGGAGCTGCTCAACGATCCAGGCGACACAGGCGTCCGCGTCATGGTGGGAGCGGTCCCAGGTTACGTACGCGACCGACAGGGATTCGAGGGCTTTCTCGATGTCGTTCTCGTAGAGGTCAGGCTGCGCCGGCCGGCCGGCCCGGTTGATCGCGACTTGTGACACCTCCTTGCCAAAAAAGCCCATGGCCATCTGAATACAGGTCTCGCCACACCATCCGACGGTCTTGTCCGGTCGGTTCGGATCCCAGCCGCGATCCGGGATTCCGAGATCGACGCTGTCTCGCACCGGCGGGGGCCCGGCCGAACACCCGGCGAGCAACAGGGCGAGTACAGCCAACCCTGCGGCAGTCTCTACGTTCCGGTTCATCAGGACGCTCCTCTTCGCCGGGGCGGGTCACCGAACGGCCCGGCATGCCATCGGGCCCGGCCAGACCTGTCTCCCGGCAATGCCGGGTACCGATGTCGCCCCGGTCGGGCGGCAACGCCGGGTCGCATGGTACTCTCTTCCGGTGTCGGAGGCACGGGGGAGGGGTCGCGGCTTCGACGGGGTCTCGCTGGCGTATCCGGGCCGGTTGCGCGTATAGTGTCATCTCAGCGGGAGTCAATTGGCGCAATGCTGGAGGAGCGGTCGATGAAGTGCTTGATTGGGCTTTGCCTCGCCGTCGTCGCGGTTAACCCTGCTCTCGGGGCGGAATGGAAACTGGTGTGGTCCGACGAGTTCGACAAGCCCGGCTTGCCGGACGCGAAGAAATGGGACTACGAGGTGGGTTTCGTGCGCAACAACGAGGCCCAGTTCTATACCCGTGCCCGAAGTGAGAACGCACGCGTCGAGGACGGCCGCCTGGTAATCGAGGGTCGCCGGGAGAAGTGGAAGAACCCCGATTTCAGACCAGAGGCCGGATCTGGCAGCCGGAGCCGTCGAGGTCAGGAGTTCGCGGAGTACACTTCGGCCAGCCTGATCACCAAGGGCAAGGCCGCCTGGACGCACGGGCGGGTCGAAGTGCGGGCCAAGATGCCGACCGCGCGCGGCACCTGGCCGGCGATCTGGATGCTCGGGACGAATATCCGCGAAGTGGGCTGGCCCAGGTGCGGAGAGATCGACATCATGGAGTTCGTCGGCTTCGAGCCGGGCGTGATTCATGCGAACGTTCATACCCAGAAGTACAACCACACCAAGGGCAACGGCAAGGGCGACAAGATCACCATCCGTGACGCCTCGGAGACGTTCCACGTGTATGCCGTGGAGTGGGACGTGGAGAAGATGAGCTTCTTCGTCGATGAGAAGAAGTACTTTACCTATCGCAACGAGAGAAGCGGCACGGACGCCTGGCCCTTCGACAAGGACCACTACCTCATTCTGAACCTGGCCATCGGGGGAGCCTGGGGCGGGCAGAAGGGTATCGACGAAAGCGCGTTCCCGCAGCAGTTCTGCATCGATTATGTGCGGGTGTACCAGCCCGCGGATGGGAAGGTGGATCGTTCACCGCGAACCCCAGCGAGCACGCCGAGCGACACCAAGCCGCCAAGCACCCCCGCTGCGGCAGCACCAAAGTGAGGTCCCCTAACGCCTGAGAATAAGGAGGGGCGGTCAGGAACAACGGCCGGCGATATCCATATGCCGGTCAGTGATCATTTGGAGTTGGAGAGAACCCAGACCCGCCTTGGCCAGCTGGGAACGCACCTCATCAGGCGTGTAGGCTGCCAGAAGCGAGCGGTAGTACGCCTCCTGCAGCAGGGGCGACTCCTGGCCCGCGTGCCGCTCGACGATGCACCGGGCGGCCTCAGCGGTCGCCGGGCGAGCAAGGTCGCGAACGAAAACCACCGCCCCTGGGCGAGCCAGCCGCTTCACCTCCCACCATAGGTCCTCCGTCGCGCTGATGTGATGGAGGATGCTGTTGGAGAAGATCACGTCAAAGCTCTTTGAGGCCAGAGGCAGCCGCTTGGCGTCCCCAAGCACCAGAACGAGTGACGAACTCAACCCGCGATCTCGAATCCCGGAAACAGCGAGCTTGAGCATGGCCAGCGAGGCGTCTGCCGCCACGACTCTCCAGTGCGGCCGGCGCTCCAGCAGACGCATGGGAATGTCGGCCGGACCGGTGCCCAGATCCAGGGCTCGGGCTTGGCGGCATGGACCGGCCCATTCGACCAGCCGATCGACGAACGCCTGATTGACCTCGGAGAAATCCGCCCGGGCATACGCCTCGGCCTCCTCCGGCAAATCCATGTACTCCGGTTCCGGCTGACGCGGAAGCATCCTCTACCCCCGTATGGACCACGCCTGGTAGCCGAATACGTTCCAGGAGCCGGTTTCGACCTCAATGCGGATGGCGAGCTTGTCCTTGCCCGCGGTCAACGGCGGGGGCAGGATGAAATCCTCCTCACGCCAGCGATCGACCTTGCAGTCGTCCGGCGTACCCATGAAACCGACCGGCGAATCATCTACGCTCACGCGGGCACGGTGCCGACCTTCCGATTGGAGGTACAACCGCCGGAGCAACACACCCTTGTTGGCCGGGTCGATCTTCATCGTGAAGGACTCCTCGGTCGCCCCCTTGCGGCCGTCCACCTGCAACGTGAGCGAGGCCGGATCGCTCTCATCTCCCGTGAAAGTCGCCTTGGCTCCGGCCACGGATTCGCCCCCCTCGGCTCGGTAGGTGTGGGACTGCTCGCTGGAACCGTTACCGAGCTCGAGCATGTCGGTCGGGACCATGCCCGGCTGATCATCGAGGTAGCAGTAGGCCACGCTGGCGTAGTTCGTGACAACCACGTTGTTCAGGCCATGCTCCGTGCTGACCTTGATGCCCGATCGAAACGGGATTCCACCCGCGAAGAAGCGATAGGCGGTGATCGCTCCGTTCCACTGGCCGTCAGCTCGCTCGCGGAACAGGTCGACTGCGGGCAGGCCGTGAAGCGGGAGCGAGTAGGGACCCTCCAGCCAGCGGTTGGACCAGCCGCCAAGGAACTCGTCCTCGTGGCCGGTGCCATTCAGGATCGGGTGCCGCCGACGGTCCGGCCAGACACGCAGGTCGCCTTCCCACCATTGCTTGTTGTCGGCCGCATAGGGCTGCACCATGAGGCAGTGGCCCAGGTAGAGACCACGCCCTTCGTCGAAGTGCAGGATCAGATGGTCCTTTCCTGCGGTCGTGGGCCATTCACGATGGTAGACGGCCGTGAACAGCCCGGGCGGGCAGTCCTCCCCGCGGGCAGGCAAATCACTGACCGCGATCTCGTAGTGAATCCCGTTGATCGAGCTGAACTGGTGATTCTCGAGGACGATCCTGGCCGCCTTGCGAAACGGCATGGGCAGATAGCAGTAATACGGGCCGCTGGAGCTCATGCCGATCGCCAGCGAGCGAACCGCCGTCTCGCCCAGGGCACTGCCGAAAAACGGTCCAAGAGGAACATCAACCGAGGGCTTCTCCTGGCCATCCCACCAGATTTTGAGCCAGAGGTGGTTCAGGTTGAACCCAGCTTGCGGCTGGCCGGGGTTGAGGCGAATGGCCCGGATCATCCCCGACGTCTGGAGGTTCAGCAGCTCGGCCACCTTGGGCTTGTCGCGACGTTCATTGCCCGCGACCCCGACCGCGCCCCGGTACCACTTCATGCCGGACGAGCGGGCGGGCGGTGCCCCCACCGCGTCCCAGGCCGCAATCGCCGCCGTCAGATCCTCCTTGCCGGTCCAGGTCTGAACCCGCGTGCCGGGGGGAAAACGGTGATGGAAGGCATTGTAGAAACCGGCCAGCTTCTCCGTGGTGATAATCAAGCGTCGCTGGAAGGGGATGGGTACATACGCGACGTTCCCACCCGTGGCGATGTAGTCGTTGGCTACAAGCGGGGCCGGGAACATGGGATGGTCGCCGGTAAACAGCTCCCGTGCCTCCACCGCCGCTCGGGGCGTGTCCTCGCCATCGAGGTAAAAGCGGATCTGCCCGATGGGCAACTCATAGCCCTCGTGGATGCCCGTGAACCAGAGAGTGTAAAGGCAGCCGGGACCGTCAAGATCGACGATCACGTGCTCGCCGTTCGCAAGCCGGTATAGGGCTGAGTAGGTGCCCTCGAAGCCGTCGTTGTTACCGCCCGTCCGATCATAGCTCGAGAAGTAGCCGGCCTGCACCAGCCACTGAGGGCCTGGACACGAGCCGAACCTGAACAAGGCGTCAGACGGCCGAATCTCGGCCTGGGCCGCCGCTCTGAAGGGGCCCGCAGCCAAGACCAAAGCCATTAACGCCATTCCGAGGAAGCCGTTCGCGAACGATCTCAGCATGGGACCAACTCCTTCTGTGAAGATAGCGTGAATTGTGCTCAGTTGGATCGGAAACGCAAGCAGCCTCGAGGCTCAGGATCACCGGCCAACGTCGCGAAGACCCGGTCACAGCTTGACGTAACCTCTTCTCGCGTTAGAGTATGCGGCAATCTGGCCGGAATGTTCCCGGCTCGCGAACGGCATCGCCGCAAGGCGTTTTTGACTCGAGGCGAAAAGAGCTATGTCTACCGAGACCGAAATCATCCATGTCAGTGCCCGCGAAATCCTGGATTCACGCGGCAACCCGACGGTCGAGGCCGTCGTGGTGCTGGCCAACGAGTGCACCGGCCAGGCGGCAGTGCCTTCCGGGGCGTCCACCGGCGAGCACGAGGCGGTCGAACTCCGCGACGGCGACAAGGCCCGCTACCTGGGCAAGGGTACGCTCAAGGCCGTCGAGAACGTCAACAGCAAGATCGCCGACGCCGTGGTCGGCCTGGATGCCTGCGATCAGGAGCAGCTCGACCGGGAGATGCTCGAGCTGGACGGAACCCCCAACAAGGGAGTCCTCGGGGCCAACGCGATCCTCGCCGTGTCCATGGCCGCGGCCAAAGCGGCAGCCGTATCCAGCGGTCTGCCCCTCTTCCGGTATCTCGGCGGGGCCTCCGCCCACATTCTGCCCGTCCCCATGATGAACATCCTGAACGGCGGCAAGCACGCCGACAACAACGTCGATTTCCAGGAATTCATGATCCAGCCCTGGGGCGCACCCAACTTCCGCGAGGGCCTGCGCTGGGGGACCGAGATCTTCCACAGCCTCAAGGCCGTGCTCAAGAAGAAGGGCTACAACACCTCCGTCGGCGATGAGGGCGGGTTCGCCCCCAACCTCAAGAGCAACGACGAGGCCTTCGAGGTCATCGCCACCGCGGTCGAGAAGGCCGGCTACAAGCTTGGCGAGCAGATCTTCTTCGCCCTCGATCCGGCTACCAGCGAGTTGTTCAACGAAGCCAAGGAGAAGGGCAAGGAAGGCTACTGCTTCTTCAAGTCCGCTCCCGATAAGATCGTTAGCTCCGATGAGTTGAGCGACTACTGGGCGGACAAGTGCCGCAAGTGGCCGATCCGCAGTATCGAGGACGGCCTTGCCGAGGACGATTGGGCCGGCTGGGCTAGGCTGACCGCCAAACTGGGCGACAAGATCCAGCTCGTCGGCGACGACCTGTTCGTGACCAACGTCAAACGCCTGGCCCGCGGCCTCAGGGAAAACACGGCCAACAGCATTCTGATTAAGGTGAACCAGATCGGCTCCCTGACCGAGACGTTCAACGCGATCAACCTGGCCATGCGGAACGGCTACACCGCGGTGATCAGCCATCGCAGTGGCGAGACCGAGGATACGACCATCGCCGATATCTCCGTGGCAACCAACGCCGGGCAGATCAAGACCGGCAGTGCCAGCCGCACGGATCGTATCGCCAAGTACAATCAGCTGTTGCGGATCGAGGAACAGCTGGGCGAGGACGCCGTGTACGGCGGGCAGTTCTGGAGGAAATGAGTACCGCCCAGGGAAGGAGTGACGGGCACGTGAGGTGAGAATCGCTCCCGGGTGCGCCGGATACGCCGCGGGGCGTTAAGCCCGACAGGGGCCATCGGCCGAGGAGGCCTGGCGGCAGTCAAGCGGCGGGCAGCTTAACGGTTTGCATGGTTCTCTCCGTCACTCCTTTTCTCGGCCGGTTCGACCCCTCCTGCCGATGGTGTACAAGGAGGTACGCTCGTGACTGACCAACCCTTTCCGGTGGACTCCCGTCCGGCGATGTACCAGCCGCCCGCCCACCCCATCATGTTCTGGGTCCTGACCGGTCTGGCTCTGGCGATATTCATTCCCTGCGTCCTCGTGCCCATGTGGATGGATACCGAGCAACTGCGCGAGGAAGAGCAAGCCATGGCCGCTCAGGTCACCGAACTCAAGGACCAGATTGCCCGTAACCAGGCTCGCATCGAGGCTTTGCTGGCCGATCCCCTGGTCAACGAACGGATTGCCCGGCGCGAACTCAACTATCGCCCGGAAGGGGAAGAAGTCATCCACTGGTCCCCCTACGAACTCAGCACGGCTCACACCGTTCGATCAGAGGAGCCCCTCGCCACCTCGGCCGATGATCCCAACGGGCTCGATCGCTGGGTCGCCACGCTGTCTCACTGGCTGCCCCCGTGGCCTTGGCGAGACCTGTTCGGCCGGGCCCCCAATCGCTCTCTCTTCCTCCTGATGGCCGGTGGCCTGCTCCTCGCCGCCTTCGTCCTGTACACACCTGTCTTCGGACGGGCCCCACGCAAGGCCGGTCGGCCCTGATGTCATCCGGCGTCAGGGCTACAGTCTCCAATCCCTCCAATAACCAGCTAATGCGCTCAACGGGGAGTCGATGCTCGGCGGTGAGGGGATACCCGGAATGCGGCCGTCGGCGGACGCGGGAAGCGGGCCCAGAAAAAGTGCCATCCTGGCGGCCGGTCGGGGGTCGTGGAGTAGCTGCCAGGATGGCGTTGGTCCGTGCCTGCTGGGTCCTTGACCCACGGCTTGATCGCATATCCACACGTATTGTCGGCTCTCGCCATCGTTTGTGGTATGGGGAATATGCCTCAATCGTGACAGAATTCATTGAACCGTCACCGGCCCTCGGCAACCAGCCCGGCTGGCGGAAAACGGGGCATTAGGGTGCCCCATTCTGGCGACACGGGCCGGCGCGGACCTCAAGCAGCAATTCACAGGGCACACGGCAGAGATGTTCTTGGGTTGTTTGACACCCGTCGGCCGGGGTTCGTAGCATCCCCCTGCGATCACAACGGTTGTGCTGACAAGGGAGGTTAGCGACCATGGGGTTTTCAAGCGGCGCAGTGACGTTGAAACGGTTCTTCGTCCAGGGAAGCCTCCTCGATCGGGTGGACGAGTCTCTGCTGGAGAAGCTCACAACCCACGCCATAGGTCAGAGCGACGAGACAGCGACAGACAAGACCCACTTCGGCTGGGTAACCGGTGAACACCTCCTCGATACCCACTTCGAATGGTCCAAGAACGTAGTGGGCGACGGCCTGCATTTCGCCCTGCGCATCGACACGAACAAGCCGCCGGCCGATCTGGTCCGTAGCTACCAGCGAATGAATGAGCAGGCCATGCTTGAGGCAAGCGGCCGGCCCTTCCTGTCCAAGATCGAGCGGCGGGACGCTCGCGACCAGGCGATCGCTCGCGCCGATGCCGAGGCGGAATCGGGGACCTTTCGCCGAATGAAGCAGGTGCCGGTGTACTGGGATTTCAATCGGAACGAAGTCTACCTCGGCACCGCCGCGGCCTCGGCCGTGGACCGCTTCCTGCTCCTCTTCAGGCACACCTTCGACCGCGGCGCGGTGCCAGCTTCTGCTGGCGAACTGGCCAGCCGGTGGGCGACCAAGGCCGGGGAGGGCTCCGCTCTGGATAACGCTCGCCCAGCCCACCTGGTGAAGCCGCCGGAAGGAGCGGCCGAGCAGGACGACCCCCTCATCCCCGGTGAGCCCCGGAGCCGCGACTTCCTGGGAACCGAGTGGCTCACCTGGCTGTGGTACGCCTCTCACGTCGAGTCACCCGACGTGGCCACCTCGCAGGGCCATCCGGTGACTGTGCTCTTCGAGCGATGCCTCCAAATGGAGTGCGCTTTCAGGGTCAGTGGCACAACCACGATCACCGCGGACGGCCCCACCCGCCTGCCCGAGTCTTCCGCGGCCCTGGCGAGCGGCAAGCGGCCGGTGCGGGCCGGGCTTCATGTCGCCGTCCATGCTGATGTGTACGCGTTGACCGTCCGCGGCGACGCCATGAACTTCAGCGCGATCCGACTCCCCGACCCGGAAGACGGGGCCGACCGGCAAACGGTGTTCGAGAGCCGAGTCGAGCACCTGCGGAACCTCATCGAGGGCATCGACGCCCTGTATCACGCGTTCCTGAAACGCCGTCTGTCGACCAAGTGGCCCCAGACCCTCGGCATCCTCCGCAACTGGGTGGCCGGCGGCGCGGCTCCGGGCAAGAGGACCGCCGAACTGGCCGTGTCCTGAACCGCGCCCGGTCCTGATCAGCCGCCCGCGACCTTCGACGCCGATGACGCCCTTGGACACGAGGTGCAAAGGGCTTCCGACCGGCACCGCCTCAGCCGAGCCTCCCCCGGCCCTGCAGCGGCCGCGAGATCGTGTTGGACCTATAAGGTGGTTTCGTGTGGCCTCCGCTGTCTTGCACGGACCACCCGCCCCGCGTGACGATTGACCGGGAGCGCGGCTTCGCGTAGCTTCCCGCCATGCCCACACTCAACACCAACCACGCTGGCGGACGGGTGCGCCGTCGCCTCCTGTCGGCTCTCGTGTTCCTGCTGCTCGCGACCTGGGCTTGGGCTCAGGGCGCGTTGTCGGAGCTCGCTCGCCCCGTGCAGGGCAGAAGCATGAGGGCAACCTCTTCGTTCCGGCAAGGCTCCGACGGCAAGTATGATGCCCATGCCAACCCCCTCGGCGACGAGCAGGAGAAAAGCAACTTCGACAACCGGCTCGTGCCCCCCGGCGATCAGGTCGTTCTGCTCGACGCCCAGGGCCCTGGGCTCGTCACCCACATGTGGTTCACGTTTCTGGAACCCCAGCCCAGGCGAGACAACAAGCCCGGCCGGGCGAACCACCAGGAATTCCTGCTGCGGATGTACTGGGACGGAAGCGAGCGGCCCGGCGTCGAAGCGCCGTTCGGCGATTTCTTCGCCAGCTGCTTCGGTAAACGCCGCGAGGTGAACAGCGTCCCCGTGGCCGTCGAGGGCGGCGATTCGTACAACTGCTACTGGCACATGCCTTTCCGCAAATCGGCCCGCATCGAAATCGCTAACGATAGCGACCGCCCCCTGGTTCTGCTCTATTACAACATCGACTGGATCAAAAAGGACAACCTGCCGGAGGACACACCCTACTTCTACGCCCAGTACCGCCAGGAGTATCCCCAGACCAGCAGCCAGGACTACGTGATCCTCGACACCCGGGGCAAAGGACACTACGTCGGCACCGTCCTGGCGATTCGCACCCGCAGCCCCCTGTGGTTCGGCGAGGGCGATGAGAAGATCTACATCGATGGCGAGACGAAACCGTCCATCTGGGGAACAGGAACCGAGGACTTCTTCTGCTGCGCCATGGGGCTGGCAAACTGCAGCCTGCCCTATTTCGGCGTCCCCTACTTCAATCAGTTCGAGATCGTCGGGAGTATGACCGCCGCCTATCGCTGGCATGTCGGCGATCCGCTGGTGTTCAACACGGGTATCAAGGTCACACTCGAACACAAGAGCTGGATATCGGAAGATGAGAACCCCGACCACAAGCGGATGAGCTGGAATGAACGCGAGGACGATTACGCCAGCG harbors:
- a CDS encoding sugar phosphate isomerase/epimerase, coding for MEATDRLGRRDFLKGATAAGAFLAVGCSETGPLGGRPMPANPPKKAWQIGCYTRPWDQHDYRVALDAIAEAGFKYVGLMTTKAQPPLVISAANRVEEAEAIGREVAKRGLIAPSVYGGDIPVHESLEAGINALRRLIDNCAAARVGNLMMGGIGDQRLYTAYYKAIAECCDYAADKKVGISVKPHGGLNATGPQCRKAIESVGHRNFRLWYDPGNILYYSDGRLDPIDDAATVDGLVVGMSVKDYRHPKNVDVTPGSGQVNFLAVMDRLKKGGFTHGPLIVETLTRGDLPRLLEEARKARAFLETL
- a CDS encoding glycoside hydrolase family 16 protein, coding for MKCLIGLCLAVVAVNPALGAEWKLVWSDEFDKPGLPDAKKWDYEVGFVRNNEAQFYTRARSENARVEDGRLVIEGRREKWKNPDFRPEAGSGSRSRRGQEFAEYTSASLITKGKAAWTHGRVEVRAKMPTARGTWPAIWMLGTNIREVGWPRCGEIDIMEFVGFEPGVIHANVHTQKYNHTKGNGKGDKITIRDASETFHVYAVEWDVEKMSFFVDEKKYFTYRNERSGTDAWPFDKDHYLILNLAIGGAWGGQKGIDESAFPQQFCIDYVRVYQPADGKVDRSPRTPASTPSDTKPPSTPAAAAPK
- a CDS encoding methyltransferase domain-containing protein is translated as MLPRQPEPEYMDLPEEAEAYARADFSEVNQAFVDRLVEWAGPCRQARALDLGTGPADIPMRLLERRPHWRVVAADASLAMLKLAVSGIRDRGLSSSLVLVLGDAKRLPLASKSFDVIFSNSILHHISATEDLWWEVKRLARPGAVVFVRDLARPATAEAARCIVERHAGQESPLLQEAYYRSLLAAYTPDEVRSQLAKAGLGSLQLQMITDRHMDIAGRCS
- a CDS encoding DUF2961 domain-containing protein, producing MLRSFANGFLGMALMALVLAAGPFRAAAQAEIRPSDALFRFGSCPGPQWLVQAGYFSSYDRTGGNNDGFEGTYSALYRLANGEHVIVDLDGPGCLYTLWFTGIHEGYELPIGQIRFYLDGEDTPRAAVEARELFTGDHPMFPAPLVANDYIATGGNVAYVPIPFQRRLIITTEKLAGFYNAFHHRFPPGTRVQTWTGKEDLTAAIAAWDAVGAPPARSSGMKWYRGAVGVAGNERRDKPKVAELLNLQTSGMIRAIRLNPGQPQAGFNLNHLWLKIWWDGQEKPSVDVPLGPFFGSALGETAVRSLAIGMSSSGPYYCYLPMPFRKAARIVLENHQFSSINGIHYEIAVSDLPARGEDCPPGLFTAVYHREWPTTAGKDHLILHFDEGRGLYLGHCLMVQPYAADNKQWWEGDLRVWPDRRRHPILNGTGHEDEFLGGWSNRWLEGPYSLPLHGLPAVDLFRERADGQWNGAITAYRFFAGGIPFRSGIKVSTEHGLNNVVVTNYASVAYCYLDDQPGMVPTDMLELGNGSSEQSHTYRAEGGESVAGAKATFTGDESDPASLTLQVDGRKGATEESFTMKIDPANKGVLLRRLYLQSEGRHRARVSVDDSPVGFMGTPDDCKVDRWREEDFILPPPLTAGKDKLAIRIEVETGSWNVFGYQAWSIRG
- the eno gene encoding phosphopyruvate hydratase, with the protein product MSTETEIIHVSAREILDSRGNPTVEAVVVLANECTGQAAVPSGASTGEHEAVELRDGDKARYLGKGTLKAVENVNSKIADAVVGLDACDQEQLDREMLELDGTPNKGVLGANAILAVSMAAAKAAAVSSGLPLFRYLGGASAHILPVPMMNILNGGKHADNNVDFQEFMIQPWGAPNFREGLRWGTEIFHSLKAVLKKKGYNTSVGDEGGFAPNLKSNDEAFEVIATAVEKAGYKLGEQIFFALDPATSELFNEAKEKGKEGYCFFKSAPDKIVSSDELSDYWADKCRKWPIRSIEDGLAEDDWAGWARLTAKLGDKIQLVGDDLFVTNVKRLARGLRENTANSILIKVNQIGSLTETFNAINLAMRNGYTAVISHRSGETEDTTIADISVATNAGQIKTGSASRTDRIAKYNQLLRIEEQLGEDAVYGGQFWRK
- a CDS encoding septum formation initiator family protein, with the translated sequence MTDQPFPVDSRPAMYQPPAHPIMFWVLTGLALAIFIPCVLVPMWMDTEQLREEEQAMAAQVTELKDQIARNQARIEALLADPLVNERIARRELNYRPEGEEVIHWSPYELSTAHTVRSEEPLATSADDPNGLDRWVATLSHWLPPWPWRDLFGRAPNRSLFLLMAGGLLLAAFVLYTPVFGRAPRKAGRP
- a CDS encoding DUF2961 domain-containing protein is translated as MPTLNTNHAGGRVRRRLLSALVFLLLATWAWAQGALSELARPVQGRSMRATSSFRQGSDGKYDAHANPLGDEQEKSNFDNRLVPPGDQVVLLDAQGPGLVTHMWFTFLEPQPRRDNKPGRANHQEFLLRMYWDGSERPGVEAPFGDFFASCFGKRREVNSVPVAVEGGDSYNCYWHMPFRKSARIEIANDSDRPLVLLYYNIDWIKKDNLPEDTPYFYAQYRQEYPQTSSQDYVILDTRGKGHYVGTVLAIRTRSPLWFGEGDEKIYIDGETKPSIWGTGTEDFFCCAMGLANCSLPYFGVPYFNQFEIVGSMTAAYRWHVGDPLVFNTGIKVTLEHKSWISEDENPDHKRMSWNEREDDYASVAFWYQTGTPTFAARAPNANERRLPSLDRVVALARNFTDARYHGNGHAGPQPIPDLFDEPQLFYRPEKADGAFVEVPFEVKRKEPLRLLINVTCAPDYGRYQASLEGVKLGGVMDFHAETLIDREFHLLDFWPEPGTYTLRLECVGKSNRSEGYCLGLESVRLRERRPRVEQYGFDKDKDWRKRPILYTKE